One genomic window of Fusarium fujikuroi IMI 58289 draft genome, chromosome FFUJ_chr01 includes the following:
- a CDS encoding probable glycosyl hydrolase: MSRRPRHWLFEPGGMMLLVWVQLLIWASLSWTAQAMRRDHLVRLRQQTVDMFYHGFGNYMKHAFPEDELRPLTCSPLTRDRENPAHIGLNDALGNYSLTLIDSLSTLAILAGGPEDASGTGSKALSDFQDGIADFVRYYGDGRPGVSGQGIRATGFDLDSKVQVFETVIRGLGGLLSAHLFAIGELPISGYTVQPAWATQADDPLELAPITWPNGFKYDGQLLRLALDLGQRLLPAFYTDTGIPYPRVNLRHGIPFYTNSPLFRHMEGKPEAASGEITETCSAGAGSLTLEFTVLSRLSGDVRFEQAAKRAFWAVWGRRSEIGLVGNGLDAEAGQWIGPHAGIGAGMDSFFEYALKSHILLSGHGMPNKSTTSRQSSTEWLDPNVLHPPLPTELQTSEAFLDAWHQAHASVKRYLYTDRSHYPYYSNNHRTTGQPYTMWIDSLGAFYPGLLAMAGEVDEAVEANLVYTALWTRYAALPERWSVRENTVDQGLGWWPGRPEFIESTYYIYRATQDPWYLHVGEMVLRDIERRCRAPCGWAGLQDVRTGELSDRMESFFLGETTKYMYLLFDPDHALNKVDAAFVFSTEGHPLIIPNRSRQKPTRRHSLSKRVAAKNDTIDEGFTHSCPVPIVPGLSGSATAARPDLFSVALFVDLHNTPNVHGPLEAVEVFDRKKGHVMRYRAKTNHTMFPWTLPPTMLPQDGVCAAPVERVMTWIEFPPGDTASSLVSRFGTSLVWYSHNGPTVRNLDGMRLQLEQQKGGKVADRSWRITHAASRELGRHESVFFHAEHVRSYKDDAFTCIRRKDIVEIDLLLDTLEKSNASAPAPAQGVNVSSEILPSHAALPSESLLKSLLRAVSSVFEPAYTDLPETETDGPGPTILRWTAYTSTGPGAFPLPPIIDTPMVGSPSYNSRKPIANFPWKTVFLGGEACGAPLPESSSRQHQIIVIRRGGCSFSEKLERIPSFPASPHTLQLVIVIDEGDDSEEGPDDIVRPLLTTAQVTPRGMGRLNGVPLVLMRGAKGDYERFGEAKGVGMRRKYVVESQGMLIENAIVL, from the exons ATGTCTCGGAGGCCTAGGCATTGGCTATTCGAGCCAGGAGGCATGATGTTATTGGTCTGGGTGCAGCTCTTGATCTGGGCCTCACTATCATGGACGGCTCAAGCAATGCGGCGGGACCACCTTGTGCGGTTGCGCCAACAAACAGTTGATATGTTCTATCATGGCTTTGGCAATTACATGAAACATGCATTtcctgaggatgag CTTCGACCTTTGACGTGCTCGCCCCTGACCCGAGATCGAGAAAATCCCGCCCATATCGGTCTGAACGATGCCCTAGGAAATTACTCCCTTACACTTATTGATAGTCTATCGACACTTGCGATCCTCGCTGGAGGACCCGAAGATGCGTCAGGGACAGGGTCGAAAGCTCTGAGTGATTTCCAAGATGGAATAGCGGATTTTGTGCGATACTATGGCGATGGACGACCAGGTGTTTCGGGCCAGGGCATTCGAGCGACTGGATTTGACCTCGACAGCAAGGTTCAGGTTTTTGAGACCGTAATACGTGGACTGGGTGGCCTTCTCAGTGCGCATCTTTTTGCCATAGGGGAGCTGCCTATCAGCGGTTATACTGTGCAGCCAGCCTGGGCGACCCAGGCCGATGACCCTCTTGAACTTGCGCCTATAACATGGCCGAATGGTTTCAAATACGATGGCCAACTTTTAAGGCTGGCCCTTGATCTTGGACAAAGGCTTCTCCCAGCCTTTTACACAGACACCGGCATTCCATATCCTCGAGTCAATCTTCGACATGGGATTCCTTTCTATACCAACTCGCCCCTCTTTCGTCACATGGAGGGCAAACCTGAGGCTGCTTCGGGGGAGATCACTGAGACTTGCAGTGCCGGCGCTGGAAGTCTTACCCTAGAGTTCACAGTTCTCAGTCGTTTATCAGGAGACGTTCGATTCGAGCAAGCGGCCAAGAGGGCTTTTTGGGCAGTCTGGGGACGAAGGAGTGAAATTGGACTCGTCGGTAACGGTCTGGACGCAGAGGCTGGGCAGTGGATAGGGCCACACGCCGGAATTGGTGCCGGTATGGATAGCTTCTTCGAATATGCTTTGAAGAGCCATATCCTGCTTTCGGGACACGGCATGCCCAACAAATCAACCACTAGCCGACAGAGCAGCACTGAGTGGCTCGATCCCAACGTCCTCCACCCTCCTCTGCCCACTGAGCTACAGACCTCTGAGGCGTTCTTGGATGCATGGCATCAGGCACACGCCTCTGTCAAGCGATATTTGTACACTGACAGAAGTCATTACCCTTACTACTCGAATAATCATCGCACAACTGGGCAACCATATACTATGTGGATTGATAGCTTGGGTGCCTTCTATCCTGGTCTCTTAGCTATGGCTGGCGAAGTCGATGAAGCCGTAGAGGCAAATCTTGTTTATACTGCTCTCTGGACGCGGTATGCTGCTTTGCCTGAGCGATGGTCTGTCCGCGAAAACACTGTTGATCAGGGGCTCGGTTGGTGGCCAGGCCGTCCCGAGTTCATAGAGTCAACATATTATATATACCGTGCCACACAAGACCCATGGTACTTGCATGTCGGAGAGATGGTTCTTAGAGACATTGAGCGACGATGTCGTGCTCCATGTGGATGGGCTGGTCTTCAAGATGTCAGAACAGGAGAGCTCTCTGACCGCATGGAGagcttcttccttggtgAAACAACAAAGTACATGTACCTCCTCTTCGACCCAGACCATGCTCTCAACAAGGTTGATGCTGCGTTTGTCTTTTCCACAGAGGGTCACCCCCTTATTATACCCAATCGCAGCCGTCAGAAGCCGACTCGGCGGCACTCATTATCGAAACGAGTCGCAGCCAAGAACGACACGATTGATGAGGGCTTCACGCATTCATGCCCGGTACCTATAGTTCCAGGTCTTTCCGGTTCAGCTACGGCTGCCCGTCCTGACCTTTTCAGTGTCGCACTATTCGTCGACTTGCACAATACTCCCAATGTCCACGGACCCCTTGAAGCCGTAGAAGTCTTCGATCGAAAGAAAGGGCATGTAATGAGATATAGAGCTAAAACCAATCACACGATGTTTCCATGGACGTTACCGCCAACGATGCTGCCACAAGATGGCGTGTGTGCCGCACCCGTCGAGCGCGTCATGACATGGATAGAGTTTCCACCCGGTGACACGGCAAGCTCGCTTGTGTCTCGTTTCGGGACATCTCTCGTGTGGTACAGCCACAACGGACCAACGGTCCGCAACCTTGATGGCATGCGGCTTCAATTGGAACAGCAAAAGGGCGGCAAGGTCGCAGATCGATCATGGAGAATTACACACGCCGCAAGTAGAGAGCTTGGTCGTCACGAGAGTGTCTTCTTTCATGCAGAGCATGTGAGATCTTACAAAGATGATGCATTTACTTGTATTCGACGAAAGGATATCGTTGAGATTGACCTGCTCCTCGATACACTAGAGAAGTCGAATGCCAGTGCCCCGGCACCCGCCCAGGGTGTCAATGTATCCAGTGAGATTCTTCCGAGCCATGCGGCTCTTCCTTCGGAATCACTTCTCAAGTCGCTTCTCCGTGCCGTGAGCTCCGTCTTTGAACCCGCATATACCGATCTCCCGGAGACGGAGACGGATGGTCCCGGCCCCACTATCCTCCGTTGGACGGCTTACACATCTACCGGCCCCGGCGCTTTTCCTCTGCCGCCCATTATCGACACGCCGATGGTCGGGTCACCCAGCTACAACTCCCGCAAGCCCATCGCCAACTTTCCTTGGAAAACCGTCTTCCTCGGTGGTGAAGCATGTGGTGCCCCCTTGCCCGAGTCATCGTCTCGCCAACATCAGATAATTGTCATTCGTCGCGGCGGCTGCTCTTTCAGCGAAAAGTTAGAGCGCATACCTAGCTTCCCAGCATCGCCACATACACTACAACTTGTGATTGTCATTGACGAGGGCGATGATTCAGAAGAAGGCCCTGATGATATCGTTCGCCCCCTGCTAACTACGGCGCAAGTGACACCCCGAGGCATGGGGCGGCTCAACGGTGTGCCTCTCGTTCTCATGCGTGGAGCCAAGGGTGATTATGAACGTTTCGGTGAGGCTAAGGGCGTGGGCATGCGGCGCAAGTACGTGGTGGAGAGTCAAGGGATGTTGATAGAGAACGCCATTGTCTTATAA